The sequence below is a genomic window from Lujinxingia litoralis.
GCCTTTGGATATTCCCGGCACGGACCCATGACCAACATTCGTAATATCGCCATCGTCGCACACGTCGACCACGGCAAGACGACCCTGATCGACGAGCTTCTCAAGCAGAGCCAGACCGTCTCCGGACACCGCGAACTCGCGGAACGGGCGATGGACTCCAACGACCTGGAGAAAGAACGAGGCATTACCATCGTGGCCAAATGCACGGCCATTGACTGGGAAGGCTACCGCATCAACATCATTGACACCCCGGGCCACGCCGATTTCGGTGGCGAGGTTGAGCGCGTGCTCAAGCTGGTCGACTCGGTGCTGCTGCTGGTCGACTCGTTTGAGGGGCCGATGCCCCAGACGAAGTTCGTGCTGCGCAAATCCCTGGAGCTGGGGTTGCGCCCGGTGGTGGTCATCAACAAGATCGATCGCCCCAACGGTCGCCCTGATAAGGTGCTCGACATGGTCTTTGATCTCTTTGGAGATCTGGAGGCCGATGATGAGCAGCTCGACTTCCCGGTGGTGTACGCCTCCGGGTTGGGCGGTTTTGCCAAAAAGGAGCTGGAAGACGAGTCCAGCGACATGCGCCCCCTGCTGGAGGCGATCATCGAGCATGTGCCCCCGCCCAAGGATGACCCGGAGGGCCCGCTTCAGATGCAGGTCGCGACGCTGAAGTACGATGAGTACGTCGGGCGTGTGGCGATCGGTCGGGTGTTCCGCGGTACGATGCGCATCGGCGACCGCGTAGTGCGTTCGCAGCGCGATGGCGAGCAGATCAGCGCTCGCATCACCAAGCTCTTTGGCTTTAAAGGACTCGACCGGGTCGATCGCGAAGAGGTCAGCGCCGGCGATATCGTCGCCGTGGCCGGTCTGGAGGGTATCCTTCCGGGAGAGACCATCTGCGCTCCGGATCATGTCGATCCCCTGCCGATGATCGCCATCGACGAGCCCACCGTCTCGATGGTCTTGATGATCAACAACTCGCCCTTCGCCGGTCTGGAGGGTAAGTACCTGACCAGTCGCCAGATTCGTGAGCGTCTGGACCGCGAGCTGGAGCAGAATGTGGCCTTGAAGGTCGAGACCACCGAACGCGCCGAGGCTTTTGTGGTCTCGGGTCGTGGTGAGCTTCACCTCTCGGTTCTCATTGAGCAGATGCGCCGCGAGGGCTTTGAGATGCAGGTTTCTCAGCCGCAGGTCATCTACCGGGAAGATGAAAACGGCAAGAAGCTCGAGCCCATTGAAGAAGTGATCGTGGAGACCGAGCAGGATTACGCCGGTACCGTGATTCAGAAGCTCAGCGAGCGAAAGGGCGAGCTGGTGCGGCTGGATATGAACAGCGATAACACGCAGCGCCTGGAGTTCCGGGTGCCTTCGCGTGGTCTCTTCGGGTACCGCTCGGAGTTTCTTACCGACACCCGTGGTACCGGCATTATGTACACCAACTTTGCCGGCTATGAGCCCTATCGTGGCGAGCTTCAGAGCAGCCGCAACGGTGTCATGATCGCGCTGGAGAAGGGCGATACCACGACCTACGCGCTGCATAACCTGCAGGAGCGCGGGACGCTGTTTGTGGAGGCGGCCGAGCCGGTGTATGGCGGTCAGATCATCGGTCTGCACAGCCGGGACAACGACCTGGTGGTCAACCCCAACAAGAAAAAGCAGCTCTCCAACGTGCGGGCCTCCGGTAGTGATGACGCGCTGGTGCTCTCGCCGAAAGTGCAGATGACGCTGGAGAAGGCCATCGAGTTCATTGAGGCCGATGAGTACGTGGAAATCACGCCTTCGTCGATTCGGTTGCGCAAGGCAGAACTCAATCACAGCCTTCGCAAGCGTAAGTAAGTGACAGGATGACAAAAAAGCCCCCGGAGCCAGGTCTCCGGGGGCTTTTTTGTTAGGGACACTATCTGATGGGGCGAAGGTCTTAGATCGACGGGTGGCCAACGCGCAGGAGTGTGGCCATCTTGGAGGAGAACATCTGCAGCCAGATGGCGTCCTCGGCGGTAACGACGGCCTGATAGCGCCAGGGCGCACCACGGTCACGGCCGGCGGCCGAGGGGCGTCGGTGGACGATCCGCATGTGCAGATCGGTGCGTTGATCGCAGCTCTCCACGACGATACTTACTTTGATGACTTCGCCCTGGCGCAGACCAAAGGCGCCGAGGAAGGCCAGGGTGTCGCCGTGGCGTGAGAACTCATCGTGGCGCTTGAGCTGGGCGAAGTACTCGCGCGGCGAGTCAAATGTGCAGAGGATCTGTCGCATGCCTGCTCCTTTTGCCGTCCGTGGCTCCGGGAAGCATGACCGGCCAGGGTGGCGGCCCGGGCGCGGTCGGTTGAGGGGGGTATCGGTTTCCCGACGACGATCGTTGTACCGCCGAAGTCGGGTGTGCCCAAAAAATTCACCTGCAAATTGTTGAAATTGATGAGGTGTGCGTGGTTTTGAGCATGGAAATGTGGCCGCTGGCGGTGAGCGCGGGGTTGCTGGCCGGAATGATCAATACTCTGGCCGGCAGTGGCTCGTTGGTGGTGCTGCCCCTGTTGATGGTGTTGGGGCTTGATGCCAGCCAGGCCAATGGGACCAACCGGGTGGGGGTGATGGTTCAGACCCTGGTGGGCATTGCCACGTTGGCCCGGGCCGGCAAGGTGGAGCTTCGCGGCAACCTGTGGGTGCTCGGGGCAACGAGCCTGGGGGCGTTGTGTGGTGCGGCGCTGGCGGTGCGAACGTCGGCCGATGCGTTGGAGACGATCATCGGGTGGGTAATGTTGGCGATGTTGGCCATCCTCCTGATGCGTCCGCAGAGCTGGTTGCGTCATACCAGCGACCCGGAGCGAGGACGCTACTCCCTGACGCGTGCCTTGACGTTGGCGGCGGTCGGGTTCTGGGGAGGCTTTTTGCAGGCCGGGGTGGGGGTGTTGATGTTGATGACGCTGGTGTTGGGGCTGGGCAAGGATGTGGCCCGGGCCAACGCGTTGAAGCTGATGGCGGTCTGCCTCTTTACCTCGATGACGCTACCGGTGTTTGTGGTCAACGGGCAGGTGGACTGGGGCGTGGGAGCGGTAGTGGCACTGGGGCAGGGGGTGGGGGCGTGGCTCGGCGCGCGCATTATGGTGCGCTGGCCCGGGGCCGGGCGCTGGGTACGCTGGCTGCTCATTGTGGTGGTGAGCGTCTCGGCGTTTGAGTTGTTGGTCGGTAGCGCCCGCGCCTGGCGCTGGCTGAGCGCCGCTTTGTGAACGGCGCTCAGCCAGCGGGCAGCGGCTTATTGAAATTGTTCGAAGAGGAAGTTCTCGCCGGAGTCTTCTTCGTTGCTCGGGGCGTACTCGGTGGGAGCGGTGCCCACCATAAACACCTCTTCAAATCCGTCGTCAGCAGAGCGGGCGAGCTTGCCGGTGATCGGATCGATCTGAGCGGTGGTGACGCCGGTGACCGGAGGTTGGAACTCCAGGGGGACCTTGCGGTCTTCGAGGGCCGCGATGAGGAAGTCGCGGAAGATCGGTCCGGCGACGGAGCCGCCGTACTGGCGCGGTCCCAGCGAGCGGTTGTCGCCAAAGCCCACCCAGGCGCCGACGACCAGGTCGGGGATGTAGCCGACAATCCAGGCGTCGCGGCTCTCGTTGGTCGTGCCGGTTTTGGCGGCGATGGGGTGTCCCACCGCTCGTAGGAGGCCGGCGGTGCCGCCGCGGCGATTGCCCTTGCTGTCGATGTATCCGTCGACCGCGCTCTGGAGTAACGAGGTGGTCAGGTGGGCGACCTCCGGGGCGAGGACGGGCTCGGCATGGGTCTGGAAGAGATCGCGATCGCCGCGGGCTGACTCCACGCGGTTGAGAAAGCGGGGCTGAGCAAGTTGCCCGTTGGCTGCGAACGTAGCGTAAGTGTTGGTGATTTCGATGGGGGGCATTTCACTGGAGCCCATCACCATGGTGTAGTTGTTGACGATCGGGCTCTGAACCCCAACGCGTTTGGAGAATTCGATGGCGCGGGGCAGGGTCACGTCGTTGAGGACCCGGACGGAGACGACGTTGCGGCTGGAGGCCAGCCCTTCGCGAACGCGAATCGGGCCGCGCCATTTCCCATCGGAGTTGCGCGGGGACCAGCTCTCGCCGCCCGGAAGTTTGAAGACTGTGGGGCTGTCCAGGTAGACGGTGGCCGGCGTGATGTTTCGGGTTTCGAGGGCCGCGGCGTAGACCAGCGTTTTGAACGCGGAGCCGGTCTGGCGCCGTGCCTGAATGGCGTGGTTGTATTTGTTGGCGCCGAAGTCATAGCCCCCGACCAGCGCTTTGACCTCCCGGGTGAGGGGATCGATTGCGACCAGTGCGGCCTCGGCGCTGGTTTCAAAGCGCACCACCGCGGAGTCGCTATGGTCCGGGGTAATCTCGGCCAGGGGTTGGACGCGGAGCACGTCACCGCGCGCGAAGGCTTCGTCAAGGGGCTTGGCCTCGGAGCCTTCTCCCAGGATGCGGGTTCGCGGCGTCAGCGCGAGCGTGGCCTTGATCTGCCCGAGTTGCACGTCGACGCGGTCGTTTTCTACGTCGACCCCGGTGACAACCGCCTCATACACCTGGGTCGGGCGCAGCGTGCCGCTGTGTTCCTTGTGTTGTCGGGCGATATGTTTGGGGATGTCGTCTTCGGCGAGGCGTCGCTGAGCCTGGAAGAATTTGCGGCGGTCGTCGTAGGCACGAAGCCCCTGGCGAGCGGCGCGTTCGGCAGCCAGCTGCATGTCCAGATCAAGGGTGGTGTGGATGCGCAGGCCACCGGTGTAGACCTTCTCTTCGCCATAGCGCTCCATCAAATCTTGACGGATATGCTCGACAAAATAGGGCGCACTTCCCAGGTGTGGCCGGGAGGTGGAGCGAGGCACGATTTCGATCTCGGTCTTGTCGGCGTCGCGGTAGACGCCTTCTTCGATGAAGCCTTTCTCCCAGAGCTGACGCAGCACGTAGGTGCGTCGGCGCATGGCTCCCTCGGGGTTGCGGAAGGGGGTGTTGGCTTCGGGGCCACTGGTCAGGCCGGCGAGCAGTGCGGCTTCCTGGACGTTGAGATCGCTGACGCTCTTGCCAAAATAATGCTGAGAGGCTTCCTCTACGCCGTGGGTGCCGTGCCCCAGGTAGATGGTGTTGAGGTAGAGGTAGAGGATGTCTTCTTTGGTGAGGTTCTCCTCCAGCTCACGCGCGAGGATCATTTCTTTGATCTTGCGCTCGTAGGCCCGCTCCGGGGTGAGCATGAGGTTCTTGATGGTCTGCTGGGTGATGGTAGAGGTGCCCTTCATGCCCTGGTCGTAGCGAAGTGCGTAGTACACTGCGCGGACCAGACCCACGTAGTCGACACCGGAGTGGGTCATGAACTCGGCATCTTCGGCCGCCATAAAGGCGTTCTGAACCACGGGGGGAATGCGGTCCAAGGGCACCAGCGTGCGTCGCTCTCCCGGGGTGTGAAACTCGGCGATGAGCTCGCCGCCGGCCGCGAAGACCTGGGAGACCTGGGGAGGATTGTAGTCCTCTCGCTTGAGAATCTCGGGGAGATCGCGCCCGTAGTAGTAAAAAATGCCGGCCAGGCCCGCGACCCCGGCGAGCCCCGCGAGGATGCCCAGAACGAGCATCCACTTTAGAAACGAGACAAAACGGCTGCCGGCGGAGCGGGGCTTTCGGGAGCGTCGGGAGGAGCTTCGGGATTTGGCCATAACTTCGTCCTGAGAGGGCCGGGGGCACGTCGAGAAAAAACCGCCGGTCGACCTGTCGCATTCCCCCTGCCGCGGAGAAGTCGCCGGGTGGCGACGTGGCCCGAAGGCGCCAGGTTAGGGCAGGGAGGTAACCTCGGGCAGATTAGAGTCCGTCGAGGGGGTGTCAAGGCCCGGGCCGCGGTCGCAGCCTGTGGCAAGGAGCTGCACTTCGAGAAGGGTCACCTGGGGGCTGTGGGTGGCGAGGTGCAATGTTTGGATGGGGGTGGGGGTACTCAGGTCGACGCGCCACCGCCGGGGGGCCACAGCGATGGTGGCGAGCGTCTGGCCCGGGGGCGTGGAACTCAGCGCGACCCGGGGGAGAGTGTCATCGGGCATCTCAAGCAAAAAGGACGCGTGACACAGGTGGCCGCGGCCGGAGAGCTGCGTCTGAATGCTGCCGGTGCTCAGGTGCAAGGCGCCGTGTTCGCGGTAGGCATTTTGGAAATGGTAGGTGAGCCCCTGCTTCGAGACGAAGAAGCCTGTATGGGGGCGGTTGGCCAGGGGCCCGGGTTGCAGGTGATCCAGGAGGGTGCGTGGCGAGGCGAGCTCGACGGCGCCGGGCGTGCAGTAGGTTTCGGTGAAGCGGGGTGTGCCGAGCTGATCGAGGCGAAGGTCATCGTCATGCAGGGAGGCGCATTGTTCCGGAGGGAGGAGGAGCTCCGTGCCGAGGCGTGCGGGCGCTGCGGCCGTGGGTAGTCCGTTGCGGTAGAGGATCGAGCCTTCGGGGGCATGTCGGAAGTTCGTCGAGGCAGATGTAGTTGTTTTTACATAATGTTCATTATCAGCGCTGCCTCCCAGAATGAGGGATGTGTTTACGCTGACCCGGGCCCGGTCTGTCAGGCTTATGGTGGCGTCGCGGTCGGCCTGGTTTTGGAAAAAGGTGCTGAAACGAAGATCCAGGGTGCCCTGGGTGTGAATCGCGCCTCCCTGTCGGGCGAGGTTGTATCCGAAGGTAGCGTTGCTCAGATGGCTGGCGCCTCCGGAGAGGAGCGCGCCGCCGGGGCCGGCCTGGTGTGAGGTGCGGTTAAACCAGAACCCGACGCGATCGGCGCGGAGAACCCCGGGGATGTCCATGGCGCCGCCCCGGCGGGCCTGATTCAACGTGAAGTTGCTATCGCGCAGTGTCAGCTCGCCCAGGACGCGCGCGGCGCCGCCGGCCTGGCCGATGTTATGGACGGCTTCCAGGTTTTGAATCCAGGCCAGGGCATCGGGCCCCACCCAGATCCCGCCGGTGGCCTCGTCGCTGTGGTTGTTGTGCAGCTTCAGGCCCACGGCGCTCAAGGTGGTGTGCGCGCGGATGGCCGCCGGGGTGCTGATGGTGCGGGAGTCGGCGATGGTGACATCCAGCAGGTCGAGAGCGCCGTAGGCTTCGATGGCCGGAGCGTGGGGGCCGGCGCACTCTTTGAGGGTGAGGCCCGCCAGGGTCAGAGAGGCGTGTTTCTCGATGAGGAATGCGCCGTGAGCCCCGCGGGTGGTGATGCGCCGGGGAGGAGAGGCGCCCCCCACCAGGGTGGCGTCTGCGGAAATGTGCAGCGGGGCATCCAGCACCACCTCATCCACCGTGTCATCTAAAAAGAAGGTCGTACCCGCCACGGCTTCGTTGAGCGCTCGCCGCAGGCTCCCTGGGCCGTGATCGGCGGGTTCGCTGATCATGCGGGCGTCGATGTAGGTAGGGCGAAGTTCGATGCGGCTTCGTTCGTCGAGCTCCAGGGTGTGCTCCGGCGGGAGCGGTCGGCCCAGCCAGGGAGAGCCGTCGGCGTTGCGGGCATGAGCCCAGCCGTAGCGCAGGGTGTAGGTCCCCGGGGGCAGGTTTTCGATGGGGGTACCCGTGGATACCGCCAGCGAGATGCCGCTCGGGGTGCGCAGTGTGGCGTGCACCCGCGCGCCGGGGGGCAGGCCCGCTGGCGAGACCTGAAGTTTGGCGCCGCTGCGCGCGAAGAGTGGGGCGTAGGCGATCTTCAGATCGGCGTGCTGCCCGGGAAGCAGTTCGACTTCCAGCTCACGAAGCTCCGGGGTGAACATCTCTCCCTGGATCTCAAGATCGGGCGCACGCAGGCGATATGAGCCGGGCAAAAGCTCATGCGAGGCGCCGGAGCTCAGATGCGTACTATCGCGCCGCGCGTCGGTGATGAAGACCGGAGCGGTGGCATCAGCGGGCACTCCGGCCAGGGTGATGCCGAGCATGGATCGATCGGTGGTGGCTTGGGTGCAGCTAAGTTCAATGGGGAGACGCGCTTCGGTGCGGCTGTGGAGCGCGCGAATCTCTACCGTCAGCCGGTAGACGCCGGGCCGGGACGGGCAGGTGAGGAGTAACTCCATCTGGGACGTGGAGTAGGGGGGGAGACGCAGCGTCGGAGTGCGAATCTCGACCTGGTTGGACGTGGTTTCAAAGGTGTAGGCCTGCGGCCGGGGCTGTGGGTTTTCGAGCGTGATCTGCACCCTGCGTGATTGCTTGAGGGCGACTTCTACGGCCACCTCCGGTGGACGCATCGTCAGCGGTGAGGGGGAGTCTGAGTCGCCACCGCAGGATGACCACAACAACGTGGCGCCGAGGAGCATGCTCCAACCATAGATGCGTTGTGTTCGGGACACGGATCCCCCTGCGGAGTCTATAACGTGTTGAAAAACGACGAGATAGCACACACAAGCTGCGCACAGGGGCTTTGGGGGCAAGAGTGCAGGCAGCAGGTGTGGGCGAAGGCCGATGGCCGTCGGCGGCGGGGCTTGTTAGGTTCTGGTGTGGGAGTGTTGTGCAGCGCCCGGGCGCGCGCATCGGCGATGCGCGCGGGGATCGATCATGTGAGCAGGAGTGTTATGAGTGCCGATGCGTTTCCCCCCCGAACGATAAGTCTTGAAGACGCCTCACGGATTCTGGATCGCCTCGTCGATCAGGTCTCCAGTGTGTTCCGGGGCAAGGAGCAGGTGGTGCGCTGGACGGTGGCCAGCGCGGTGGGGCGGGGGCATGTGCTGCTGGAAGACGTGCCCGGCGTCGGCAAGACGACGCTGGCGCTGGCGCTGGCGCGAAGTCTGGGGCTGAGCTTTCAGCGGGTGCAGTTCACCAGTGACCTCTTGCCGGGCGATATTGTCGGCGTGTCGATGTACTCCCAGAAACAGGAGAGTTTTACTTTTCGGCCGGGGCCGATTTTTGCCGGGCTGGTGCTGGCCGATGAGATCAACCGCACGACCCCGCGCACGCAGTCGGCACTGCTGG
It includes:
- the typA gene encoding translational GTPase TypA, producing the protein MTNIRNIAIVAHVDHGKTTLIDELLKQSQTVSGHRELAERAMDSNDLEKERGITIVAKCTAIDWEGYRINIIDTPGHADFGGEVERVLKLVDSVLLLVDSFEGPMPQTKFVLRKSLELGLRPVVVINKIDRPNGRPDKVLDMVFDLFGDLEADDEQLDFPVVYASGLGGFAKKELEDESSDMRPLLEAIIEHVPPPKDDPEGPLQMQVATLKYDEYVGRVAIGRVFRGTMRIGDRVVRSQRDGEQISARITKLFGFKGLDRVDREEVSAGDIVAVAGLEGILPGETICAPDHVDPLPMIAIDEPTVSMVLMINNSPFAGLEGKYLTSRQIRERLDRELEQNVALKVETTERAEAFVVSGRGELHLSVLIEQMRREGFEMQVSQPQVIYREDENGKKLEPIEEVIVETEQDYAGTVIQKLSERKGELVRLDMNSDNTQRLEFRVPSRGLFGYRSEFLTDTRGTGIMYTNFAGYEPYRGELQSSRNGVMIALEKGDTTTYALHNLQERGTLFVEAAEPVYGGQIIGLHSRDNDLVVNPNKKKQLSNVRASGSDDALVLSPKVQMTLEKAIEFIEADEYVEITPSSIRLRKAELNHSLRKRK
- a CDS encoding sulfite exporter TauE/SafE family protein; translation: MVLSMEMWPLAVSAGLLAGMINTLAGSGSLVVLPLLMVLGLDASQANGTNRVGVMVQTLVGIATLARAGKVELRGNLWVLGATSLGALCGAALAVRTSADALETIIGWVMLAMLAILLMRPQSWLRHTSDPERGRYSLTRALTLAAVGFWGGFLQAGVGVLMLMTLVLGLGKDVARANALKLMAVCLFTSMTLPVFVVNGQVDWGVGAVVALGQGVGAWLGARIMVRWPGAGRWVRWLLIVVVSVSAFELLVGSARAWRWLSAAL
- a CDS encoding penicillin-binding protein 1A, with product MAKSRSSSRRSRKPRSAGSRFVSFLKWMLVLGILAGLAGVAGLAGIFYYYGRDLPEILKREDYNPPQVSQVFAAGGELIAEFHTPGERRTLVPLDRIPPVVQNAFMAAEDAEFMTHSGVDYVGLVRAVYYALRYDQGMKGTSTITQQTIKNLMLTPERAYERKIKEMILARELEENLTKEDILYLYLNTIYLGHGTHGVEEASQHYFGKSVSDLNVQEAALLAGLTSGPEANTPFRNPEGAMRRRTYVLRQLWEKGFIEEGVYRDADKTEIEIVPRSTSRPHLGSAPYFVEHIRQDLMERYGEEKVYTGGLRIHTTLDLDMQLAAERAARQGLRAYDDRRKFFQAQRRLAEDDIPKHIARQHKEHSGTLRPTQVYEAVVTGVDVENDRVDVQLGQIKATLALTPRTRILGEGSEAKPLDEAFARGDVLRVQPLAEITPDHSDSAVVRFETSAEAALVAIDPLTREVKALVGGYDFGANKYNHAIQARRQTGSAFKTLVYAAALETRNITPATVYLDSPTVFKLPGGESWSPRNSDGKWRGPIRVREGLASSRNVVSVRVLNDVTLPRAIEFSKRVGVQSPIVNNYTMVMGSSEMPPIEITNTYATFAANGQLAQPRFLNRVESARGDRDLFQTHAEPVLAPEVAHLTTSLLQSAVDGYIDSKGNRRGGTAGLLRAVGHPIAAKTGTTNESRDAWIVGYIPDLVVGAWVGFGDNRSLGPRQYGGSVAGPIFRDFLIAALEDRKVPLEFQPPVTGVTTAQIDPITGKLARSADDGFEEVFMVGTAPTEYAPSNEEDSGENFLFEQFQ